A single genomic interval of Aedes aegypti strain LVP_AGWG chromosome 1, AaegL5.0 Primary Assembly, whole genome shotgun sequence harbors:
- the LOC110674854 gene encoding uncharacterized protein LOC110674854 codes for MTKSRKPVPWRAKRIKDLCCVTQPYGLPCSVSNSQTEEEILSTSFNRILSVSKQSAIFKHIEGRFLNELKTYPNRALQNSVEGDELNIYITEEELTRCLNLNLSKIYVQDCNMSSFEQSEYYKNYVNVDITKVIRIALETRDQSTNDWKIHRTKRITASSAYKLFTYLKNKNPDWGKKIEQYWDIKGINVKATKYGKDTEQLAYDCYKKNRNPLVKKCGLVVHPNECWIAGSPDGVDVYSQVLLEIKCPGNEEMSLADLLDSAAVRRYIKNSTTSDIKLSEQHMYYCQIQINMWILNCITCDFIIYSKKDDDFIVIEVPFDKSFTQNMINELKKLYFNRMLSQLVKNNV; via the exons ATGACCAAATCGAGGAAACCGGTGCCTTGGAGGGCAAAGCGAATCAAGGACCTATGCTGCGTGACTCAACCATATGGCCTTCCTTGCTCTGTTTCAAACAGTCAAACCGAGGAGGAAATTTTGTCCACGTCGTTCAACCGAATTTTATCAG TTTCGAAACAATCAGCAATCTTCAAACATATTGAAGGGCGTTTTTTGAACGAGCTCAAAACGTATCCTAATCGAGCCTTGCAGAATTCAGTTGAAGGTGACGAATTGAATATCTACATCACTGAAGAAGAACTCACACGATGCCTGAACCTGAACTTGTCCAAAATTTATGTTCAGGATTGTAATATGAGTTCATTCGAACAATCGGAATATTATAAAAATTACGTTAATGTTGATATCACTAAGGTAATAAGAATTGCATTGGAAACACGTGACCAATCAACCAATGACTGGAAAATTCACCGTACCAAGAGAATTACGGCAAGTTCGGCTTACAAATTATTCACCtatcttaaaaataaaaacccaGATTGGGGTAAAAAAATTGAGCAATATTGGGATATAAAAGGAATAAATGTTAAAGCCACTAAGTATGGAAAGGACACCGAACAACTTGCATATGACTGCTACAAGAAAAATCGTAATcctcttgtgaaaaaatgtggCTTGGTGGTTCACCCCAATGAGTGTTGGATAGCTGGCTCTCCAGATGGCGTCGACGTTTATTCTCAGGTGCTGCTTGAAATCAAATGTCCAGGCAACGAAGAAATGTCGTTAGCGGACCTCTTGGACTCTGCTGCTGTTAGACGATATATCAAAAATTCTACCACATCAGATATTAAATTGTCCGAGCAGCATATGTACTATTGTCAAATTCAGATAAACATGTGGATATTGAATTGTATTACATGCGACTTCATCATATACTCTAAAAAAGATGATGATTTTATAGTAATCGAAGTTCCGTTTGACAAAAGCTTCACACAAAATATGATAAATGAATTGAAAAAACTGTACTTTAACCGTATGCTGTCACAATTAGTTAAGAATAATGTTTAA